The Microplitis mediator isolate UGA2020A chromosome 10, iyMicMedi2.1, whole genome shotgun sequence genomic sequence GATCATACCGAAGAATCAATAAATGTTGACTCTTAAAGCGTATATTATTAACGGActttactaattaaaaaaaaaaaaattattatcattctaCCGGTAAccattttaacatttttacagAACGTTCCTGCCattctctaaaattttttcttaaaaatttatcaattcacATCGATATAATCTCTGTTATCACTTGATACCATTTGTAcatttctacaaaaaaaaactatttatataCAGTGCTTCgacttgtaattaatttataaatttacaatcgacagaaaaaaatttatttgatgacaattatattattatcaccaataataactaattaataatgattacattttattattttttgtacctGTAAATGGGGTACCTgactaaaagaaaaaaattatatttattttttaaatatgtctTCATCAttgttaattactttttatattgCACTACTAACAGTTCTACACatgcaattatttaaataattaattagtaatcaTTGGAATAATGAATCTAATTTGCCAGCTATAGTTTTGATTATTAACGTAAACTTTCTAATTATTAAATCTACgcctattttatttaattataactaattaGCGATTATTATAAAAGTCGAAGCACTAGAATCTAACTACGCGCATTTCTCTCACTAACTTGTCGTAATGACTGTACATAAACATTTGTTTTCAATCAATATACAAACATTGTTCGAAACATATTACACATTATATATATCCCTGACGTAATTCCTCATAATATAAGTCTCCATCACAATTCATTTctctgtacatatatataataaatcacAACAGCTAAACTGGTACTGCTGTTGCAGCGTCGATCGGCCTTCGCATCTCAATTTCAAGGTCGATCGAGCTGACGTTGTCTCATCGATAAGCAGCAGCTTCAAGCATTTCAACAAAAAGCTTGTTCATCGGTACTTTACCGGTTCTATAAACACTTGACCAAAATCTTCTAACAATATTGTCGGCTTGCCGTAAACTAGGTAAtattaaaaacatattttgGGTTGCACGTACTGCCTGACCCTGTCGTACTGTTGATACCAAATCAGATAATGTTGTTAAAATTGTTTCACGAAAACGATGCAATGCTTGAGGTTCATCTAGTCTTACATCGCtatttgttaatattaatgcttttaaaattataaattcttctCTTGATAAACTGagtttttgaattctttcaaCAATCTGGATAcactataattttattttattttatttaatatttattatttcattataattataaattattaaatacttacGTGATTATAAAGATCAGTACAATGAGACTCACGAGCAAGTCTTTCATCTAATATAAAATCTTGTGCGAACCTCAAACGCCCTGTGTTTGGCATACTTCTCCACGCTAAACTAAATGTTAATATTTCTGCCCACGTACTTTGTAACAATCGCATTTGATCATTTAATGCAAGACTACTAAATCCAGGAATTTGTTTTGCCCATcctgtattatttattttataaaattaatatttatataataatttattataataaaacttaCCAATTATACCGACAAGTTCACGGTCATAAAGATCCGACAGTTGGCCAAGTACTCGTTGATCAGTATCAAGTGTATTTGTGGTTGCATTAAACACCTGCAAAGTGTCCGGCTCACACGCTACAAGTGCttc encodes the following:
- the LOC130675305 gene encoding steroid hormone receptor ERR2 isoform X5, which codes for MFDNTAMDAWIYDVVCMMSGNTTDTMIPTNRTLPNIKQEVENPTTPTQNYHQVCSPSTTIQQQEVLRDMDITEYGGGGSGDGGGTSPGSPEMQHCSSTTQPIGTPENGVKEEDMVPRRLCLVCGDVASGFHYGVASCEACKAFFKRTIQGNIEYTCPANGECEINKRRRKACQACRFQKCLRQGMLKEGVRLDRVRGGRQKYRRATDPYLPVKTVTLEDNKMIEALVACEPDTLQVFNATTNTLDTDQRVLGQLSDLYDRELVGIIGWAKQIPGFSSLALNDQMRLLQSTWAEILTFSLAWRSMPNTGRLRFAQDFILDERLARESHCTDLYNHCIQIVERIQKLSLSREEFIILKALILTNSDVRLDEPQALHRFRETILTTLSDLVSTVRQGQAVRATQNMFLILPSLRQADNIVRRFWSSVYRTGKVPMNKLFVEMLEAAAYR